A single region of the Chionomys nivalis chromosome 5, mChiNiv1.1, whole genome shotgun sequence genome encodes:
- the Psmd6 gene encoding 26S proteasome non-ATPase regulatory subunit 6, which translates to MPLENLEEEGLPKNPDLRIAQLRFLLSLPEHRGNAAVREELMAAVRENNMAPYYEALCKSLDWQLDVDLLSKMKKANEEELKRLDDELEDAEKNLGESEIRDAMMAKAEYLCQIGDKEGALTAFRKTYDKTVALGHRLDIVFYLLRIGLFYMDNDLITRNTEKAKSLIEEGGDWDRRNRLKVYQGLYCVAIRDFKQAAELFLDTVSTFTSYELMDYKTFVTYTVYVSMIALERPDLREKVIKGAEILEVLHSLPAVRQYLFSLYECRYSVFFQSLAIVEQEMKKDWLFAPHYRYYVREMRIHAYSQLLESYRSLTLGYMAEAFGVGVEFIDQELSRFIAAGRLHCKIDKVNEIVETNRPDSKNWQYQETIKKGDLLLNRVQKLSRVINM; encoded by the exons ATGCCGCTGGAAAACCTAGAGGAAGAGGGTCTGCCCAAGAACCCCGACCTGCGCATCGCGCAGCTGCGCTTCCTGCTCAGCCTGCCCGAGCACCGCGGGAACGCGGCGGTGCGCGAGGAGCTGATGGCAGCCGTCCGGGAAAACA ATATGGCTCCTTATTATGAAGCCTTGTGTAAATCCCTCGACTGGCAGCTGGACGTGGATCTCCTCAGTAAAATGAAGAAGGCAAATGAAGAAGAGCTGAAACGCTTGGATGACGAGTTGGAGGATGCAGAGAAGAATCTGGGAGAGAGTGAAATTCGAGACGCGATGATGGCCAAAGCAGAGTACCTCTGTCAGATAGGTGACAAG GAGGGAGCTTTGACAGCCTTCCGCAAGACATACGATAAGACTGTGGCCCTGGGTCACCGACTAGATATCGTGTTTTATCTCCTAAGGATTGGCCTCTTTTATATGGATAACGACCTCATCACTCGAAACACAGAAAAAGCCAAAAG CCTAATTGAAGAAGGCGGGGACTGGGACAGGAGAAACAGGCTGAAAGTGTACCAGGGTCTGTACTGTGTGGCTATCCGTGACTTCAAGCAGGCTGCGGAGCTCTTTCTTGACACAGTTTCTACATTTACGTCCTATGAGCTCATGGATTATAAGACGTTTGTGACTTACACTGTTTACGTCAGTATGATTGCCTTAGAAAGACCAGATCTTAGggaaaag GTCATTAAAGGAGCAGAGATTCTTGAAGTGCTGCACAGCCTTCCGGCAGTCCGGCAGTATCTGTTTTCTCTCTATGAATGCCGCTATTCGGTTTTCTTCCAGTCATTAG CTATCGTggaacaggaaatgaaaaaggaTTGGCTTTTTGCGCCACATTACCGATACTACGTAAGAGAAATGAGAATTCATGCGTACAGCCAGCTGCTGGAATCATATAGGTCATTAACCCTTGGCTATATGGCAGAAGCGTTTGGCGTGGGTGTGGAATTCATTGACCA GGAACTGTCCAGGTTTATTGCTGCTGGAAGGCTACACTGCAAAATCGATAAAGTCAACGAAATAGTAGAAACCAACAG ACCTGATAGCAAGAACTGGCAATACCAAGAAACCATCAAGAAAGGAGACTTGCTGCTAAACAGGGTTCAGAAATTGTCCAGAGTAATTAACAtgtaa